The Alteriqipengyuania halimionae genome contains a region encoding:
- a CDS encoding threonine aldolase family protein, with translation MQFLSDNAAPVHPKLWEAMRAADATDAPYDGDALSQQLDDKMSALFGRECTAMWVATGTAANCLALATMCPPHGGVVCHREAHIEMDEGGAPGFYLHGAKLLLGGASDGSDHAKLTPDAIARVIDPIRDDVHQVQPAAISITQASEYGCSYRRDEIAAIGALAKERGLKLHMDGARFGNAAAFLGEGAASAAGVDHVDALSFGFIKNGGMSAEAIVFFDPELADVARYRRKRAGHLQSKGRYLAAQVLAMLEGDLWLENAAAANEAARAIGDAAKAAEDDRLLHPVEANEVFLRCSASERETLREKGFGFYDWGEDAARFVSAWNTDQQAARQLADAIADL, from the coding sequence ATGCAATTCCTCTCCGACAATGCGGCGCCGGTTCATCCCAAGCTGTGGGAAGCCATGCGCGCTGCCGACGCGACCGATGCGCCCTATGATGGCGATGCGCTGTCCCAGCAGCTCGACGACAAGATGTCGGCGCTGTTCGGGCGGGAGTGCACCGCGATGTGGGTGGCGACCGGTACGGCAGCGAACTGCCTCGCGCTTGCCACGATGTGCCCTCCGCATGGCGGCGTGGTGTGTCATCGCGAGGCGCATATAGAGATGGACGAAGGCGGCGCGCCGGGATTCTACCTCCATGGCGCGAAGCTTTTGCTCGGGGGAGCCAGCGACGGGAGCGATCACGCGAAACTGACGCCGGATGCCATCGCCCGCGTGATCGATCCGATTCGCGACGATGTGCATCAGGTCCAGCCTGCCGCGATCTCGATCACCCAGGCCAGCGAATATGGCTGCAGCTATCGCCGCGACGAGATTGCCGCGATCGGCGCACTGGCGAAGGAGCGCGGTCTCAAGCTGCATATGGACGGCGCGCGATTCGGCAATGCGGCGGCGTTTCTCGGCGAAGGTGCGGCCAGCGCGGCTGGGGTGGATCATGTCGACGCGCTGAGTTTCGGCTTCATCAAGAATGGCGGAATGAGTGCCGAAGCGATCGTGTTCTTCGATCCCGAACTGGCCGATGTCGCTCGCTATCGCCGCAAGCGCGCCGGGCACCTGCAATCCAAGGGGCGCTATCTCGCCGCACAGGTGCTCGCCATGCTCGAAGGCGATCTGTGGCTCGAGAATGCCGCTGCCGCGAACGAAGCGGCGCGCGCGATCGGGGATGCCGCCAAGGCCGCGGAAGACGACAGGCTGCTCCACCCGGTCGAGGCCAACGAGGTGTTTCTGCGCTGCTCTGCCAGCGAGCGAGAGACGCTGCGCGAAAAGGGCTTCGGCTTCTACGATTGGGGCGAGGATGCCGCGCGTTTCGTGAGTGCCTGGAATACCGACCAGCAAGCTGCGCGCCAGCTCGCCGATGCGATCGCCGATCTGTGA
- a CDS encoding GNAT family N-acetyltransferase translates to MSADGVDITHENSGDSGEYRATVPDSDKIGRLTWKQREEGVRVADHTLVPPEIGGRGIAAALVDALVEDAREQGFKIVPQCSYVEAKFRKNPSWSDLRA, encoded by the coding sequence ATGAGTGCAGACGGCGTAGACATCACCCACGAGAACAGCGGCGACAGCGGCGAATATCGCGCCACCGTACCGGACAGCGACAAGATCGGTCGCCTGACCTGGAAGCAGCGCGAGGAAGGGGTCCGGGTTGCCGATCACACCCTCGTGCCCCCGGAGATCGGCGGACGCGGGATTGCCGCAGCACTGGTCGATGCGCTGGTGGAGGACGCGCGCGAGCAGGGCTTCAAGATCGTGCCCCAATGCAGCTATGTCGAAGCGAAGTTTCGCAAGAACCCGAGTTGGAGCGATCTGCGCGCCTGA
- a CDS encoding dipeptidase produces MKKVTLGLVALVAIALIVFFAFAPRWADESMNTIDGKALIEVSDEARDLHASLTIVDLHSDTLMWDRDLSERSGRGHMDLPRLEEGNVALQVFSSVTKTPRGQNYDGNDSDTDNITPLVIGQMQPVRTWFSLLERSLYHAKKLDAAIARSGNGIVPIESRSDIDGLLGRRRIKGNGLGALLSIEGLHNLEGDPANLDQLYAAGFRMAGLVHFFDNALAGSMHGLERGGLTPMGKQVIGRMEDLGMVVDIAHCSHACVADIIAMARRPVVSSHGGVQATCPVNRNLSDEEIRGVAKTGGIVGVGYWEGAVCDTSPRAVAKAMKHIRDLVGIEHVALGSDYDGATTVRFDTSQLVQVTQALLDEGFSEDEIRAVMGGNAIRVLTAGLAPLSESPAPSREEPAA; encoded by the coding sequence CTGAAGAAAGTCACCCTCGGGCTCGTCGCGCTGGTCGCCATAGCGCTGATCGTCTTTTTCGCATTTGCGCCCCGCTGGGCGGACGAATCGATGAACACGATCGACGGCAAGGCGCTGATCGAGGTTTCCGACGAGGCCCGCGATCTTCACGCTTCGCTCACCATCGTCGATCTGCATTCCGATACGCTGATGTGGGATCGCGATCTCTCGGAGCGCTCCGGTCGCGGCCACATGGACCTTCCTCGACTGGAGGAAGGCAATGTCGCGCTGCAGGTGTTTTCCAGCGTCACCAAGACCCCGCGCGGCCAGAATTACGACGGCAACGATTCGGATACCGACAACATCACGCCGCTCGTGATCGGGCAGATGCAGCCGGTGCGCACGTGGTTCTCGCTGCTCGAACGCTCGCTCTATCACGCGAAGAAGCTCGACGCCGCGATCGCCCGATCGGGCAACGGCATCGTCCCGATCGAAAGCCGCAGCGACATCGACGGGCTACTGGGCAGAAGAAGGATCAAGGGCAACGGCCTAGGCGCCCTGCTGAGCATCGAGGGATTGCACAATCTCGAAGGCGATCCGGCCAATCTCGACCAGCTCTACGCCGCAGGCTTCCGCATGGCGGGCCTCGTGCATTTCTTTGACAACGCACTTGCCGGTTCGATGCACGGGCTGGAGCGCGGGGGCCTCACGCCAATGGGCAAGCAGGTCATCGGGCGGATGGAGGATCTCGGCATGGTGGTCGATATCGCGCATTGCAGCCATGCGTGCGTGGCCGACATCATCGCCATGGCGCGGCGCCCGGTGGTTTCGAGCCATGGCGGCGTTCAGGCAACCTGCCCGGTCAATCGCAACCTCTCGGATGAGGAAATCCGCGGCGTGGCGAAAACGGGCGGGATCGTTGGCGTCGGCTATTGGGAAGGCGCGGTGTGCGACACCTCGCCGCGCGCGGTGGCTAAGGCGATGAAGCATATTCGCGACCTCGTCGGCATCGAACATGTCGCGCTCGGCAGCGATTACGATGGTGCGACCACGGTGCGGTTCGATACATCGCAACTGGTGCAGGTGACGCAGGCGCTGCTCGACGAAGGCTTCAGCGAGGACGAAATCCGCGCGGTGATGGGTGGCAATGCGATCCGGGTTTTGACCGCCGGGCTGGCGCCGCTCTCCGAATCGCCCGCGCCTAGCCGCGAAGAGCCTGCCGCATGA
- a CDS encoding glycerophosphodiester phosphodiesterase family protein: protein MKLGVWPKRILFVLAAIFLVATFVHASWIAPTPRGMPKLIAHRALGQPLLQHGATGDEECLAARIEEPYHDFFEDTPKSAQKASYTGANLVEINVLPTGDGDLVLFHDDDLKCRTGKDGKVSETSVEDLKKLDIAWGYVTEDGAHPLRGKGVGKLPTLDETLDQARQPQYLFHLLSDDPADADLLAEKLKAAPRAVRENEHAFVGEGMSIKRLIELFPDAWVLDLDRARACTSEYMKTGWLTLVPEACENGTLLVPINRQWMFAGWPNRTISRMEEVGAKIVVVGPYDGEHVTYGLDLPEQFHDIPNSFNGYILVDDLYILGPALRPSLNRWGNEERDRMTEVLDRRRKARD, encoded by the coding sequence ATGAAACTAGGCGTGTGGCCAAAACGAATCCTGTTCGTGCTCGCGGCGATCTTTCTCGTGGCGACGTTCGTGCATGCGAGCTGGATCGCGCCGACGCCGCGCGGCATGCCCAAGCTGATCGCCCATCGCGCGCTCGGCCAACCGCTGTTGCAGCATGGCGCGACCGGGGATGAAGAGTGCCTCGCCGCGCGGATCGAGGAGCCGTATCACGACTTCTTCGAAGACACCCCGAAATCCGCGCAGAAGGCGAGCTATACGGGGGCGAATCTCGTCGAAATCAACGTCTTGCCGACCGGCGATGGCGATCTCGTGCTGTTCCATGACGATGACCTGAAATGCCGCACCGGCAAGGACGGCAAGGTCAGCGAAACGAGCGTCGAGGACCTGAAAAAGCTCGATATCGCATGGGGTTACGTCACCGAAGACGGCGCGCATCCATTGCGCGGAAAAGGCGTCGGGAAACTGCCGACGCTCGATGAGACTTTGGACCAGGCGCGGCAGCCGCAATACCTGTTTCACCTCCTGAGCGACGACCCTGCCGACGCCGATCTGCTGGCGGAAAAACTGAAGGCCGCGCCGCGCGCCGTGCGCGAGAACGAGCACGCATTCGTCGGCGAAGGCATGTCAATCAAGCGCTTGATCGAGCTGTTTCCAGACGCTTGGGTGCTCGATCTCGACCGAGCACGCGCTTGCACCTCCGAATACATGAAAACCGGCTGGCTCACCCTGGTGCCCGAGGCGTGCGAGAACGGCACGCTGCTGGTGCCGATCAACCGCCAGTGGATGTTCGCCGGCTGGCCCAACCGCACCATCTCGCGGATGGAAGAGGTCGGCGCGAAGATCGTGGTGGTGGGACCTTACGATGGCGAACACGTGACCTACGGGCTCGACCTGCCCGAACAGTTTCACGACATTCCGAACAGCTTCAACGGCTACATCCTGGTCGACGATCTCTACATCCTCGGTCCGGCGCTGCGGCCCAGCCTCAATCGCTGGGGCAATGAAGAACGCGACCGGATGACAGAGGTGCTCGATCGCCGACGAAAAGCGCGCGACTGA
- the purE gene encoding 5-(carboxyamino)imidazole ribonucleotide mutase has translation MSGSAKVAIVMGSQSDWETMQRAADVLAELEVETDIRIVSAHRTPERMAEFARGAEESGFHVIIAGAGGAAHLPGMIAAQTHIPVLGVPVKSRALNGQDSLLSIVQMPAGIPVGTLAIGEAGATNAGLLAAAILANGDGDLATRLKDWRAAQTARVAERPE, from the coding sequence ATGAGCGGTTCCGCCAAAGTCGCCATCGTGATGGGCAGCCAGTCCGACTGGGAAACCATGCAGCGGGCCGCCGATGTCCTGGCCGAACTCGAGGTGGAGACCGATATTCGCATCGTGTCCGCCCACCGCACCCCGGAACGGATGGCCGAGTTCGCAAGAGGCGCCGAAGAAAGCGGGTTCCACGTCATCATCGCAGGTGCCGGCGGGGCTGCGCATCTGCCGGGCATGATCGCGGCGCAGACGCATATTCCGGTGCTGGGCGTGCCGGTGAAATCGCGCGCGTTGAACGGCCAGGATTCCTTGCTCTCGATCGTCCAGATGCCCGCCGGAATCCCGGTCGGCACGCTCGCGATCGGCGAGGCAGGCGCGACCAATGCCGGACTGCTCGCCGCGGCAATCCTCGCCAATGGCGATGGAGACCTCGCCACACGACTCAAGGACTGGCGCGCCGCGCAGACCGCGCGCGTCGCCGAACGCCCCGAATAA
- a CDS encoding isoleucine--tRNA ligase: MSEKRDYKDTVFLPKTDFPMKAGLPQKEPGILARWEEIGIYERLREARAGREKFILHDGPPYANGDMHIGHALNHVLKDTVVRTQSLLGKDAPYVPGWDCHGLPIEWKVEEKYRKKKKDKKEVPAAEFRQECREYAQHWVDVQREQLQRLGIGGRWDKPYLTMRPEAEADIVRELHKFAETNQLYRGAKPVMWSPVEETALADAEVEYQDLTDSPQIDVAFEIVESPIEELVGAHAVIWTTTPWTIPVNQALAYGTEIEYAIFSLVVDLSGLTDGKSGGEIAGDVNEAEKRLHEAGLAFDGRRVLIAKDLVPSFMARLNALAANVDVSDLGAKNAVFEITGEWLGEQRSAPFERMLHSIKGKDLAGTIVRHPMHHLGGFYAKPRPMLAGDFVTTDSGTGIVHMAPDHGEDDFDLCKANGIDPVFAVMGDGRYRDDWLWLGADDLGEDGNERRRSVINKPFNSPEGPICSDLREAGALLSASADYQHSYPHSWRSKAKVIYRCTPQWFIGMDGDLTPSLLQGRGRSDEVAEGVGEPGEASPASPHPPTPSPEGEGENTLRSIAMSEIGRVRFVPEKGRRRIGSMVADRPDWLISRQRAWGVPIALFVHRETGELLVDAEVNARIQSAIRTDGIDAWEEGRAAEFLGPDRNPDDYEMVGDILDVWFDSGCTHAFVLESDEWPELRSPADLYLEGSDQHRGWFQSSLLESCGTRGRAPYEAVLTHGFTMDNKGMKMSKSLGNTVDPLKVMEQYGADIIRLWALSVDYTEDHRIGDEILKGVGDQYRRLRNTFRYLLGALNGYDAEREAVDPAQMPELERYVLHLLAGLDARLRRAVDAFDFNAYTRALVEFANEDLSAFFFDIRKDRLYCDDPEGTARRAYRTTLDHLFQALVRYAAPVLVFTAEEVWGTRYPEAASIHLQEWQAMPDEWHDDDLAKGWDALRELREDVNEAIEPLRREKTIRSSLEADVVVPADAVPAGFSDEDLAELFITASVKRGQEIKVTRTDDHKCGRCWRLLPEVAEDGDLCDRCESVVAKLDDPA; the protein is encoded by the coding sequence ATGTCCGAAAAGCGCGATTACAAAGATACGGTTTTCCTGCCGAAGACCGATTTCCCGATGAAAGCCGGCCTTCCGCAGAAGGAGCCGGGCATTCTGGCGCGTTGGGAAGAGATCGGGATTTACGAACGCTTGCGCGAAGCCCGCGCGGGCCGCGAGAAGTTCATCCTCCATGACGGCCCGCCTTATGCCAATGGCGACATGCATATCGGCCATGCGCTGAACCATGTGCTCAAGGACACGGTGGTGCGCACCCAGTCGCTGCTGGGCAAGGACGCGCCCTATGTGCCCGGTTGGGATTGTCACGGCCTGCCGATCGAATGGAAGGTCGAGGAAAAGTACCGCAAGAAGAAGAAGGACAAGAAGGAAGTCCCCGCGGCCGAGTTCCGGCAGGAATGCCGCGAATACGCGCAGCACTGGGTCGACGTACAGCGCGAGCAGCTGCAGCGGCTGGGCATCGGCGGACGGTGGGACAAGCCCTACCTCACCATGCGGCCCGAAGCCGAGGCCGACATCGTGCGCGAGCTCCACAAATTCGCCGAGACGAACCAGCTCTATCGCGGTGCCAAGCCGGTGATGTGGTCCCCGGTCGAGGAAACCGCGCTGGCCGATGCCGAGGTCGAATACCAGGATTTGACCGACAGCCCGCAGATCGACGTCGCGTTCGAGATCGTGGAATCGCCGATCGAAGAACTGGTTGGCGCGCATGCGGTGATTTGGACGACGACACCTTGGACGATCCCGGTCAATCAGGCTCTCGCCTATGGGACGGAGATTGAATACGCGATTTTCTCGCTCGTAGTCGACCTGAGTGGGTTAACGGACGGGAAGTCTGGTGGCGAGATCGCCGGCGATGTGAACGAAGCAGAGAAGCGATTGCACGAAGCAGGTCTTGCTTTTGACGGCAGGCGGGTTTTGATCGCAAAAGATCTCGTGCCAAGTTTCATGGCTAGATTGAATGCATTGGCTGCCAACGTCGATGTAAGTGACCTCGGTGCCAAGAATGCTGTATTTGAGATTACGGGCGAATGGCTTGGTGAACAACGTTCGGCACCATTCGAGCGTATGCTTCATTCGATCAAAGGCAAAGACCTAGCCGGCACCATCGTCCGCCACCCGATGCACCATCTCGGCGGGTTCTACGCCAAGCCGCGCCCCATGCTTGCGGGCGATTTCGTCACCACCGATAGCGGCACTGGCATCGTCCATATGGCGCCCGATCATGGCGAGGACGATTTCGACCTGTGCAAGGCGAACGGCATCGATCCGGTCTTCGCCGTCATGGGCGACGGACGTTATCGCGACGACTGGTTGTGGCTCGGCGCCGACGATCTGGGCGAAGACGGCAACGAACGTCGCCGCAGCGTGATCAACAAGCCGTTCAATTCGCCCGAAGGCCCGATCTGTTCGGACCTGCGCGAGGCCGGCGCGCTGCTTTCCGCAAGCGCGGATTACCAGCATTCCTACCCGCATTCGTGGCGCTCCAAGGCCAAGGTCATCTACCGCTGCACCCCGCAGTGGTTCATCGGGATGGATGGTGATCTTACGCCCTCTCTCCTTCAGGGGAGAGGGAGGAGCGACGAAGTCGCGGAGGGAGTGGGGGAGCCGGGCGAAGCATCGCCTGCCAGCCCCCACCCCCCGACCCCCTCACCTGAAGGAGAGGGGGAGAACACGCTGCGCTCGATCGCCATGTCCGAGATCGGGCGCGTGCGCTTCGTGCCCGAAAAGGGCCGCCGCCGCATCGGATCGATGGTGGCTGACCGGCCCGACTGGCTGATCAGCCGCCAGCGCGCCTGGGGCGTGCCGATCGCGCTGTTCGTCCATCGCGAAACTGGCGAATTGCTGGTCGATGCAGAGGTCAATGCGCGCATCCAGTCGGCCATCCGCACCGACGGGATCGATGCCTGGGAAGAAGGCCGCGCGGCCGAATTCCTCGGCCCGGATCGCAACCCCGACGATTACGAAATGGTCGGCGACATCCTCGATGTGTGGTTCGACAGTGGCTGCACCCATGCCTTCGTGCTCGAATCGGACGAATGGCCCGAGCTGCGCAGCCCCGCCGATCTCTATCTCGAAGGGTCCGACCAGCATCGCGGCTGGTTCCAGTCCTCCTTGCTCGAAAGCTGCGGCACCCGCGGCCGCGCGCCCTACGAGGCGGTGCTGACCCACGGCTTCACGATGGACAACAAGGGCATGAAAATGTCCAAGTCGCTCGGCAACACCGTCGATCCGCTGAAGGTGATGGAGCAATACGGCGCGGACATTATCCGCCTGTGGGCGCTGTCGGTCGATTACACCGAGGACCACCGAATCGGCGACGAAATCCTCAAGGGCGTGGGCGACCAGTATCGCCGCCTGCGCAACACGTTCCGCTATCTCCTCGGCGCGCTCAATGGCTACGATGCGGAACGCGAAGCGGTCGATCCGGCGCAGATGCCCGAGCTCGAACGCTACGTGCTGCACCTGCTGGCCGGGCTCGATGCCAGGCTGCGCCGCGCGGTCGATGCCTTCGATTTCAACGCCTATACCCGCGCGCTGGTCGAATTCGCGAACGAGGACCTGTCGGCCTTCTTCTTCGATATCCGCAAGGACCGGCTCTATTGCGACGATCCCGAAGGGACCGCGCGCCGCGCCTATCGCACCACGCTCGATCACCTGTTCCAGGCGCTGGTGCGCTATGCCGCGCCGGTGCTCGTCTTCACCGCCGAGGAAGTGTGGGGCACGCGCTATCCCGAGGCCGCGAGCATCCATCTGCAGGAATGGCAGGCGATGCCCGACGAATGGCACGATGACGATCTCGCCAAGGGGTGGGACGCATTGCGCGAGCTGCGCGAGGACGTGAACGAAGCGATCGAACCGCTGCGGCGCGAAAAGACGATCCGGTCCAGCCTCGAAGCCGATGTCGTGGTGCCCGCCGATGCGGTGCCCGCAGGGTTCTCGGACGAGGACCTCGCCGAATTGTTCATCACCGCGTCAGTGAAACGCGGGCAGGAGATCAAGGTGACCCGGACCGACGACCACAAATGCGGCCGCTGCTGGCGGCTCCTGCCCGAAGTGGCCGAGGACGGCGATCTGTGCGATCGCTGCGAAAGCGTCGTCGCCAAGCTGGATGACCCGGCATGA
- the gpmA gene encoding 2,3-diphosphoglycerate-dependent phosphoglycerate mutase, which produces MPRLILVRHGQSEWNLANRFTGWWDVGLTDTGVAEAEAAGRLLAEKNMLPTVGFTSFQTRAIKTLNLVLEGCGRLWIPTRKSWRLNERHYGGLTGLDKQQTRDKHGDEQVHIWRRSFDTPPPPIEPGSEFDLSSDPRYAEVEVPASESLKDTIARVLPYYTENIEPTLRGGETVIISAHGNSLRALVKHLSGISDDEITGLEIPTGQPIVYELDDNLAATERYYLSER; this is translated from the coding sequence TTGCCCCGTCTCATTCTCGTTCGTCACGGACAGAGCGAATGGAACCTTGCCAACCGCTTCACCGGATGGTGGGATGTCGGCCTGACCGACACGGGCGTTGCCGAAGCCGAAGCGGCCGGTCGCCTGCTCGCCGAAAAGAACATGTTGCCGACGGTCGGATTCACTTCCTTCCAAACGCGCGCGATCAAGACGCTGAATCTCGTGCTCGAGGGCTGTGGCCGGCTGTGGATCCCGACGCGCAAGAGCTGGCGGCTCAACGAGCGCCATTATGGTGGCCTCACCGGGCTCGACAAGCAGCAGACCCGCGACAAGCATGGCGACGAACAGGTCCATATCTGGCGGCGCAGTTTCGATACGCCGCCCCCGCCGATCGAGCCGGGCAGCGAATTCGATCTCTCGAGCGATCCGCGCTATGCGGAGGTCGAGGTTCCTGCGAGCGAAAGCCTGAAAGACACGATCGCGCGCGTCCTTCCCTATTACACCGAGAACATCGAACCGACGCTGCGCGGCGGAGAGACCGTGATCATCTCGGCCCATGGCAATTCGCTCCGCGCGCTCGTGAAACACCTCTCGGGCATTTCGGACGACGAGATCACCGGGCTGGAAATCCCCACCGGGCAGCCGATCGTCTACGAACTGGACGACAATCTCGCTGCCACCGAACGCTATTATCTATCGGAGCGCTGA
- a CDS encoding 5-(carboxyamino)imidazole ribonucleotide synthase has product MIPPGSTIGILGGGQLGKMLATAASQLGYRVEIYSPEEDSIAAEVALHSTTAEWDDIAALERFARECAVVTYEFENVPVAPLAAIKDMNLRPGLRALEVAQDRLAEKRFAEDHGGSPAPYAAVSDRKELEKAMKSIGTPGILKTRREGYDGKGQWRTGADGEPDDGIEFPETGCVFEGFVDFKSEFSVIACRALDGTVVFYDSAENDHEGGILARSTLPASLAITGQVEEARALTARIAEALDYVGVLTIEFFATEGGPVFNEMAPRVHNSGHWSIEGAVTSQFENHIRAICGLPLGDTSLTGSRVVMDNLIGEAANGWEDILADPHAALHLYGKGEVREGRKMGHVTRVERH; this is encoded by the coding sequence ATCATTCCGCCGGGATCGACCATCGGCATTCTCGGCGGAGGCCAGCTGGGCAAGATGCTCGCCACCGCCGCCTCGCAGCTGGGCTACCGGGTCGAGATCTATTCCCCGGAGGAAGACAGCATCGCCGCGGAAGTGGCGCTGCATTCGACCACCGCAGAATGGGACGATATCGCCGCGCTCGAACGCTTTGCCCGCGAATGCGCGGTAGTGACTTACGAGTTCGAGAATGTGCCGGTCGCTCCGCTGGCGGCGATCAAGGACATGAACCTGCGCCCGGGTCTGCGCGCGCTCGAAGTGGCGCAGGACCGGCTTGCCGAAAAACGTTTCGCCGAGGATCACGGAGGCAGCCCTGCGCCCTACGCTGCGGTTTCGGACCGCAAGGAACTCGAAAAGGCGATGAAATCGATCGGGACGCCCGGCATTCTCAAGACCCGGCGCGAAGGGTATGACGGCAAGGGCCAGTGGCGCACAGGGGCGGACGGCGAACCCGACGACGGGATCGAATTTCCCGAGACCGGCTGCGTCTTCGAAGGGTTCGTCGATTTCAAATCCGAATTCTCGGTCATCGCCTGCCGCGCGCTCGACGGGACGGTCGTGTTCTACGACAGCGCCGAAAACGATCACGAGGGCGGTATCCTCGCCCGTTCGACCCTGCCCGCCTCGCTCGCGATCACCGGCCAGGTCGAGGAAGCGCGCGCGCTCACCGCGCGGATTGCCGAAGCGCTCGACTATGTCGGCGTGCTGACGATCGAATTCTTCGCCACCGAGGGAGGCCCCGTGTTCAACGAAATGGCCCCGCGGGTCCACAATTCGGGCCATTGGAGCATCGAAGGGGCCGTCACCAGCCAGTTCGAAAACCATATCCGCGCGATCTGCGGCCTGCCGCTGGGCGACACCTCGCTGACCGGAAGCCGGGTGGTGATGGACAATCTGATCGGCGAAGCGGCCAATGGCTGGGAAGACATCCTCGCCGATCCGCACGCCGCACTGCATCTCTACGGCAAGGGCGAAGTGCGCGAAGGGCGCAAGATGGGACATGTCACGCGTGTCGAACGCCACTAG
- a CDS encoding bifunctional riboflavin kinase/FAD synthetase, translating to MIRLHHRDSIPEHLRGAVIALGNFDGFHIGHRRVAGEAIAWANGEGRPAIVATFDPHPVRHFRPGAPPFRLTTLDQRQELFADAGADAMLVFDFGDELAQTSAEGFVDLLAKRLGAAGVVTGEDFSFGKGRSGNVEVLRELGAERGMETRQIGPVSEGDEVVSSSRIREALKAGDCATATRLLTRPFAIRGEVIHGEKRGRELGYPTANLALGHYLRPRFGIYAVTGRLPDGRILKGAANIGMRPQFGAEEELLEPYFFDFSGDLYGQEIEVALHHFLRPEATFDSLDALTDQMERDCDRARELLG from the coding sequence ATGATCCGCCTCCACCATCGCGATTCGATCCCCGAGCATTTGCGCGGCGCGGTGATTGCGCTCGGCAATTTCGACGGGTTTCACATCGGCCACCGCCGCGTCGCCGGAGAAGCGATCGCCTGGGCGAATGGCGAGGGACGCCCCGCGATCGTCGCGACGTTCGATCCGCATCCGGTGCGCCATTTCAGGCCCGGTGCGCCGCCGTTTCGGCTCACCACGCTCGACCAGCGGCAGGAATTGTTCGCCGATGCCGGGGCCGATGCGATGCTGGTGTTCGATTTCGGTGACGAACTCGCGCAGACCAGCGCCGAAGGCTTCGTCGACCTGCTGGCCAAACGGCTCGGCGCGGCAGGCGTGGTGACCGGCGAAGACTTCTCCTTCGGCAAGGGACGCAGCGGCAATGTCGAGGTCTTGCGCGAACTGGGTGCCGAACGGGGCATGGAAACACGACAGATCGGGCCGGTGTCCGAGGGCGACGAGGTCGTCTCCTCGAGCCGCATTCGCGAGGCCCTCAAAGCAGGCGATTGCGCCACCGCGACGCGGCTGCTGACCCGGCCCTTCGCGATTCGCGGCGAGGTGATCCATGGCGAAAAGCGTGGCCGCGAGCTCGGCTATCCCACCGCCAATCTAGCGCTGGGGCATTATCTGCGCCCCCGCTTCGGGATCTACGCGGTGACCGGACGTCTGCCCGATGGACGCATCCTCAAAGGCGCCGCCAATATCGGTATGCGCCCGCAATTCGGGGCCGAGGAAGAGCTGCTCGAGCCCTATTTCTTCGATTTCTCGGGCGATCTCTACGGGCAGGAGATCGAAGTCGCGCTGCACCATTTCCTGCGGCCCGAAGCGACTTTCGATTCGCTCGATGCGCTGACCGACCAGATGGAGCGGGACTGCGACCGCGCGCGGGAATTGCTCGGCTGA
- a CDS encoding dihydrofolate reductase: MSNATSAASSPDIVLVAAVAENGTIGLDGGLPWHIPADLKRFKALTMGKPMVMGRRTFESLPGLLPGRRHIVLTRDATYQAAGAEIAASLDDAFALADAPEIAVIGGGQIYTAALPRATRLELTEVHAQIEGDTHFPAIGDDWSETFRERRDGGDDRPAFSFVTLTRKAD; this comes from the coding sequence GTGTCGAACGCCACTAGCGCCGCATCCTCCCCCGATATCGTCCTCGTTGCTGCGGTTGCCGAGAATGGCACGATCGGCCTCGATGGCGGGCTGCCGTGGCACATCCCGGCCGATCTCAAGCGCTTCAAGGCGCTGACGATGGGCAAACCCATGGTGATGGGGCGCCGCACTTTCGAATCGCTGCCAGGCCTGCTGCCCGGCCGGCGCCATATCGTGCTCACTCGCGACGCGACGTATCAGGCCGCCGGAGCGGAGATCGCCGCTAGCCTCGACGATGCCTTCGCTCTCGCCGACGCGCCCGAGATCGCGGTCATCGGCGGCGGGCAGATTTACACTGCCGCCCTCCCCCGCGCGACGCGGCTCGAATTGACCGAAGTCCACGCACAGATCGAGGGCGACACCCATTTTCCGGCGATCGGCGACGACTGGAGCGAGACCTTCCGCGAACGTCGTGATGGTGGGGACGACCGTCCCGCCTTTTCATTCGTTACGCTGACCCGAAAGGCGGATTGA